One Aegilops tauschii subsp. strangulata cultivar AL8/78 chromosome 7, Aet v6.0, whole genome shotgun sequence genomic window carries:
- the LOC109748582 gene encoding protein PHOSPHATE STARVATION RESPONSE 3, with translation MSSHGVVAVKPIAAPDKTAHSYACGSAQSSVHKLLDAKLDHLGLLDDNLSSTSQSSDIKTELIRTSSLGRSSLPFNLQRRSPEPDPESPLSHVSHPNFSEPMASNSSTFCTSLFSSSSTNSAPCRQMGALPFLPHPPKYEQQVLPGQSSTSSLQLSGDTGNVHDEAEQTDDIKDFLNLSAVDASDGSFHGENQAFAFAEAEQMEFQFLSEQLGIAITDNEESPQLDDIYDTPPPQMSSLPVSSCSNQSLQNPGSPAKLPLSSSRSSSGSAAANKSRLRWTLELHERFVEAVNKLEGPDKATPKGVLKLMKVEGLTIYHVKSHLQKYRHAKYIPEIKDEKKASSDVKKVQSGSSGSDPFKNKNLAEALRMQMEVQKQLHEQLEVQRQLQLRIEEHAKYLQRILEEQQKASSGISLSLKTPTAPSVSTSKDRTEPEEATTSSPQTTKNSETGSPCS, from the exons ATGAGCTCCCATGGTGTTGTTGCGGTGAAACCAATCGCCGCGCCGGACAAAACAGCGCATTCTTATGCCTGTGGATCCGCACAGTCTTCAGTTCATAAGTTGCTGGATGCTAAACTGGACCACCTTGGGCTGTTGGATGACAATCTGTCATCCACCAGCCAGTCATCAGACATCAAGACTGAACTGATCCGAACGTCGAGCCTGGGAAGAAGCAGCCTACCATTTAACCTTCAGAGAAGAAGCCCTGAGCCTGATCCTGAAAGCCCATTGTCTCATGTCTCGCACCCCAATTTTTCAGAGCCCATGGCCTCAAACTCTTCAACGTTCTGCACAAGTTTGTTCTCGTCATCTTCGACAAACTCGGCGCCGTGCCGGCAAATGGGTGCTCTGCCTTTCCTGCCTCACCCTCCTAAGTATGAGCAGCAGGTTCTCCCAGGGCAGTCATCAACCTCCTCCCTGCAGCTTAGTGGTGACACAGGCAATGTTCATGACGAAGCTGAACAGACAGATGACATAAAAGACTTCCTCAATCTTTCTGCTGTAGATGCTTCTGATGGCAGCTTCCATGGTGAAAACCAAGCGTTTGCTTTCGCCGAGGCCGAGCAGATGGAATTCCAGTTCTTGTCTGAGCAGCTAGGAATCGCCATCACCGATAATGAGGAGAGCCCCCAGTTAGAT GACATATACGACACGCCGCCGCCTCAAATGTCGTCGCTTCCAGTGTCATCCTGCTCCAACCAGAGTCTGCAGAATCCAGGGTCTCCGGCTAAACTGCCGCTTAGCTCATCGCGGTCATCTTCTGGATCTGCAGCAGCTAACAAGTCAAGATTGAGGTGGACACTGGAGCTCCACGAGCGTTTTGTAGAGGCCGTGAACAAGCTCGAAGGACCTGACA AAGCAACTCCCAAGGGCGTTCTGAAGCTTATGAAAGTGGAAGGCCTGACCATCTATCATGTAAAGAGTCATTTGCAG AAGTACCGACACGCAAAGTATATCCCAGAGATCAAAGACG AAAAGAAGGCTTCCTCGGACGTTAAGAAAGTACAATCAGGTAGCAGTGGAAGTGATCCGTTCAAAAACAA GAACTTGGCAGAAGCTCTACGGATGCAAATGGAGGTTCAGAAACAGCTCCATGAGCAGCTAGAG GTGCAAAGGCAGTTGCAGCTACGCATAGAAGAACACGCGAAGTACTTGCAAAGGATACTGGAGGAGCAGCAGAAGGCCAGCAGTGGCATCTCGCTCTCACTGAAAACTCCGACGGCGCCGTCCGTGTCGACGTCGAAAGACAGAACTGAACCTGAAGAGGCCACCACCTCTTCACCTCAGACGACCAAGAACAGCGAGACAGGGTCCCCTTGTTCATAA
- the LOC109748584 gene encoding 26S proteasome non-ATPase regulatory subunit 14 homolog — protein sequence MDDNMLAGLLAGAGLPARPPGGDTPLPDSSEQIYIAPVALLKMLKHARAGVPMEVMGLMLGEFVDEYTVTVVDVFAMPQSGTGVSVEAVDHAFQTNMMDMLRQTGRPEMVVGWYHSHPGFGCWLSGTDVQTQLSFEQLNPRAVAVVLDPIQSVRGKVVMDAFRLINPAAMLTGHEPRQTTSNVGGTVRPSLEARVHGLGVHYYSLAIGHRQNEVEERMLACLNRKRWSDGLVLQRFDDDENAGAVSGIRDLAVQYDAQVREEDVTPPERLAVVRAGRPDAKKQLGERAEAAMSGNIVQTLGMMLDTVTF from the exons ATGGACGACAACATGCTCGCTGGCCTGCTGGCGGGCGCCGGCCTCCCCGCGCGGCCGCCGGGCGGCGACACGCCGCTCCCCGACTCGTCGGAGCAGATCTACATCGCCCCCGTCGCGCTCCTCAAGATGCTCAAGCACG CGCGCGCCGGGGTGCCGATGGAGGTGATGGGGCTGATGCTGGGGGAGTTCGTGGACGAGTACACGGTGACGGTGGTGGACGTGTTCGCGATGCCGCAGAGCGGCACGGGCGTGAGCGTGGAGGCCGTGGACCACGCCTTCCAGACCAACATGATGGACATGCTGCGGCAGACGGGGCGGCCGGAGATGGTGGTGGGCTGGTACCACTCCCACCCGGGCTTCGGCTGCTGGCTCTCGGGCACCGACGTCCAGACGCAGCTGAGCTTCGAGCAGCTCAACCCGCGCGCCGTCGCCGTCGTGCTCGACCCCATCCAGAGCGTCAGGGGCAAGGTGGTCATGGACGCCTTCCGCCTCATCAACCCGGCGGCGATGCTCACGGGGCACGAGCCGCGCCAGACCACCTCCAACGTCGGCGGCACCGTGCGCCCCTCCCTCGAGGCGCGCGTCCACGGCCTCGGCGTGCACTACTACTCGCTCGCCATCGGGCACCGGCAGAACGAGGTCGAGGAGCGCATGCTCGCCTGCCTCAACCGCAAGCGCTGGTCCGACGGTCTTGTCCTGCAGAGGTTCGACGACGACGAGAACGCCGGCGCCGTGAGCGGGATCCGGGACCTCGCGGTGCAGTACGACGCGCAGGTCAGGGAGGAGGACGTGACGCCGCCGGAGAGGCTGGCCGTGGTGAGGGCGGGCAGGCCGGACGCCAAGAAGCAGCTTGGGGAGAGAGCCGAGGCCGCCATGTCGGGCAACATCGTGCAGACGCTGGGCATGATGCTCGACACGGTCACCTTCTAG